One segment of Deltaproteobacteria bacterium RIFCSPHIGHO2_02_FULL_44_16 DNA contains the following:
- a CDS encoding thioredoxin: MAKNIFDVTDATFATEVLSADKPVLVDFWAEWCGPCKALTPTLETVAQEQENKVKVCKVDVDQNPKVAAQYGIRSIPAVMLFKGGQKVDQVIGNVPKGTIDQLLKKA, translated from the coding sequence ATGGCAAAAAATATTTTTGATGTGACCGATGCAACATTTGCAACAGAAGTGCTCAGTGCAGATAAACCGGTGCTTGTCGATTTTTGGGCTGAGTGGTGTGGCCCCTGCAAGGCGCTCACTCCGACACTGGAAACCGTTGCACAGGAACAGGAAAATAAAGTGAAAGTTTGCAAGGTGGATGTCGATCAGAACCCTAAAGTGGCCGCTCAATATGGTATTCGTAGTATCCCCGCTGTCATGCTTTTTAAGGGTGGCCAAAAAGTCGATCAGGTCATTGGCAATGTCCCCAAAGGCACAATTGATCAACTTCTGAAAAAAGCATAA